The Pleurodeles waltl isolate 20211129_DDA chromosome 7, aPleWal1.hap1.20221129, whole genome shotgun sequence genome includes a region encoding these proteins:
- the LOC138247166 gene encoding olfactory receptor 5V1-like: MKGENQTSATEFIIVGFYDFPHLLVPLFLSFLLIYILVLLGNLLIMVIVYSNKQLHTPMFFFLTNLAFLDISYTTMIFPNMLAHFFLEVTHISLNGCLLMFMVSTEFFLLPVMAYDRYVAICNPLQYVTIMNDVVCLKLAAGCWLLSLIDPILHIVLTSRLSFCGSHTINHFFCDVVVVMTLSCSSTGDIEAASYVVGTLVGVAPFALTITSYINIISTILKIRSTEGRSKAFSTCASHLTVVILFYGVICSTYMRPSSTASVKYNKVLSLLYVALTPLCNPIIY; this comes from the coding sequence ATGAAAGGAGAAAATCAAACTTCAGCGACAGAGTTCATCATTGTGGGTTTTTATGATTTTCCTCATCTTCTAGTTCcactttttctgtcctttttgCTGATTTACATCCTGGTACTTTTGGGGAACCTTCTTATCATGGTGATTGTCTATTCGAACAAACAATTGCacacaccaatgttttttttcctcacAAACTTAGCCTTTCtggacatcagttatacaacaatgaTTTTTCCAAACATGCTGGCTCACTTCTTTCTGGAGGTAACACACATTTCTCTAAATGGATGCTTGCTCATGTTCATGGTGTCTACAGAATTCTTCCTTCTTCCAGTCATGGCTTATGATCGATATGTGGCCATTTGCAACCCTTTGCAGTACGTGACCATCATGAATGATGTAGTTTGCTTGAAGCTAGCTGCCGGATGTTGGTTATTAAGTCTTATAGACCCAATACTACACATTGTACTAACATCTAGGCTCTCATTCTGTGGGTCTCACACAATCAACCACTTCTTTTGTGATGTCGTAGTGGTAATGACGCTTTCATGTAGCAGCACTGGTGATATTGAAGCAGCAAGCTATGTCGTGGGTACTCTAGTTGGAGTTGCACCTTTTGCTTTAACTATCACATCTTACATCAACATCATCTCAACAATCCTGAAAATCCGGTCTACGGAGGGGAGAAGCAAGGCCTTTTCCACCTGTGCCTCCCACCTCACTGTGGTTATATTATTCTATGGAGTTATCTGTTCTACTTACATGAGACCATCATCAACGGCTTCAGTAAAATACAACAAAGTGTTGTCTTTGTTATATGTTGCTTTAACTCCACTCTGTAATCCCATTATATACTGA